Below is a window of Desulfovibrionales bacterium DNA.
ATACCCTGCCTTCCCTTACGGCACTGATGAATTTCCACTGCGGATTGTCGAGGATATCCTGGGCCTTATAACCGGCATTCCCCCAGATAAATATTACATCAGGGTTCCAGGCTATTATCCGCTCTATCGGGACATCGGCATTTCTTCGCGGTATTTGAGCGGCCGGATTAACCCCGCCGATCAGTTTGAAGACATCATCCGTAACCCCAATGCCACAGGCTACAGAAGTGGGTTTCCCTCCGAGCCATAAGACCCTTTTTCTTTTATCTTCGGGTATCCTGGTCACCCTTTCTTTTATAAGTTTGAATATGCTCTCCATCCGGGCAATGCAGTGTTCGGCTTGTTTTTCTTTTCCAAACAGCCTTCCATGCAGCCTCATCACCCCGTAGAGTTCCTCAAGGTCCTCCGGATAGACGGCGATGACCTTCAGCCCCGTTTCCTCCATAAACCGGACAGTCTCCGGCTTGGATGTCCAGGTAATCACAACATCGGGGTTCAGTTTAAGAAGCGCCTCTATATTTACATCCATGCCGCTGCCGGCCGAAGGGACAGACTTCTCAATACCGGGTTTGGCGGCCTTCATTAAGTCATTGTCATACGCCCATCGGGCTATGCCGACGACCCTGTCCCAGATGCCGAGGGCCGGGATTAATTCGTAGGTCTGAAAGAATACGGCCCGTTTTACCGGGACAGGAATTTTAACCGTCCTCCCGATCTTGTCCTTATAGGTTATAACGGCAGCCCAGGAGGCGGAAGCCAGAAAGAGCACAATCAGACAAGGGATCAATATTCTCCACAGGCGGCGTTTTAACGAAAAGGCGGAGGGCTTCTTTCCCTTCTGACTCCTGACCGCTGTATTCTGACTTCTGACTCCTATCACCTAGAACCTCACGGCCATTTCTGCAAACCAGGCAGTGCCCGGGCTCTCATAGTAGTAGTAATAATCCTGGTCAAACAGGTTATCCACGGAGAGGGACAGCTCGATATTCTTGGACACATCGGCGCTCACCTTGGCATCTACGACAAAGTATGGGTCGTATGAGCCATAGACATACCGGAATGAGTCGGTGTTGTCATCGTTGGAATAAATCTTCCCGACATAGCGGCCAACGATGCTTCCTTTAAACCTCCGGTGGGCAAAATCAAGTCCAATGGAATACATATTTTTAGGGACATAGGTCAGTTGTTTCCCTTCGATGGTTGGATTAGACGGGTATTCAGTAATAACCGCATCGTCATAGGTCAGGGTGGCAAATGCCTCGAGGAAGGGATTGATTTTTTGACGTAATTCCAGCTCCACCCCTTTGACTTCGGCCTTGGCGGCATTCTGGTAGGTCTTGGTCTTGGATAGGGAAGTATCCGTGACGAGATATATCAGGTCCCGGACATAGTTTTCAAAATAGGTGGCCTTAAACCTGGTTCCGAAGGAGGTCTTCTGTTCCCAGCCCAGTTCCCAGGAAGCCGTAGTCTCAGGTTCCAGATTCGGATTGCCCCTGTAGGTCCAGCCGGTGGAAGAGACCCATGTCCGGTAGAGGTTATAGACATTGGGACTACGGAAGGCTGTACCGCCGGAGAGACGAAGGGTAGTCATCTCCCGGGGCTTATAGAGGAGCGAGATATTGGGAGAGAAGCTTTCATCGGTGCGGTCAGGATAGTTTACCGCTGCGGTCGCGCCGCTGCCGTCCGTATCATAAGAGCCGTCGTAGGTCTTCCAGTAATCGTAGCGGAGGCCCAGAAAGAGCGTCAGGTTTTTAGGCAGATGCCATTCATCCTGGGCAAAGAGGGCGTAGGTGCGATCCTTTCCTCCGGAGCAATAGGCAAGGCTGGTCTTGCTGTTTTCATCCTTCCAGAAGGAGAGGTTATACTCCTCACTGGTCGCCTCACCCTGTCGGTATGAAAGCCCCACGGTAAGGATATTTTCCGGGGCGACCATGAGATCGGATTGGATTTCGGCCTGGCAGGTTTTGCTCGGCGATTCCGAGACCTTGCCCGTACCGCTATCCCAGGTGGCTGAACTATTGGGCGTAGTGTACCAGTTTTTGCTTCGGTCGATAAATCCGGCATTCAGTTTGAGGGAACAGCGGTCAGCCGGCTGCGTCTCTATGCGGAGGGTATATATGTCCGCAGCCGTCTTTCCCTCCCCATTTAGAGAATTGGATTCGCTTAAAGACGCCTTTTGTGCCGGATTATCGAAGGTTACGGATCCGCTTATGACCGGGTCGCCGGAGGCATCCCGCAGATAAGACTCATATCGGTCATAATCATAGGCGCGCTGCTGGCGGACATATCCCAAGGTAAGTTTTGACGCCTTGGGCAGGTCCAAAGCAACCTTGGCGTCAAAGTTGCCTTGTGACCAGGTGTTATTACCTTTATCGCCCACGATATAGGCCGTACCACCCGTGCTTGTATTGGTCCTGGTCCAGCCGGTTACAGCGGTTCCTGCCCCGACTGAGGTAGTCTTCGTGACCAGCTCAGTGGGGTAGCCGTCCGTATCCAGATATTCCGCACCCAGCCTGAAGCTGATGTTATCCAGTACCTTGTTGCCATAACCCAGGCGGGTTGACCAGGTCTGGTCGGTTCCGTATCCGGCCTTGAACAGGATTTCCTGCTTTTCCGGCATCCGGGTAATGATGTTTACTACGCCGCCCATGGCATTTCCGCCATAAAGGGCAGAGACCGGCCCCCGGACGACCTCAATCTGTTCGACAGATTCGACAGGCAGCCCGGCCCACTCCACGCTATTCGTATAACTGTCATTTAATGGAAGACCATCCAGTAAAATAGCGGTACGCTCTTTTCCCGGCAGGCCGCGGAGCGAGATATGGGCTAGTGTGTCCATCAGGCCCTTGCCGCGGCGTTCGAAGACGCCCGGCAGTTCCCGCAGGGCCTGATCCAGGGCCTGGATGTTTCTCTTGCTGATATCTTCCCTGGTTACCACGCTGGCGCTGGCCGGGACATTTTCTATTTCCTGAGGAGTCTTGGTAGCGGTTACGATTATCTCTTTTATTACCGCCGTATCCTTTGTCTCTTCAGCAATCCCGGACGCGGGGGGTAAAAATACCGTAAACAGAATGACCAAAAGCCACAAACAACACATCTTTAAATCTCCCTTCTTCACAGAGTTTGACAAAAAACCTCAACTCTGTTACGAAGAGAGTTGAGGTGCGTCCGTCTCTGGCGAAACGTACTTCCTGGAAAGGCAGCTCACATCCTGGCAGAGGGGGCTGCCTTTTCCTTATTTTTCCTTCAGCACCATACGGTGATCGAGAAAGTTTATCTCCTGAATATCAGCCTCTACGTACATCTCTTTTCCCAGAAGACCGCGGAGGTATATCTTGCCGTCTTCCGGACGGAGAATAATGACGCTGTCCATCAGGAGTTCTTCCTTGTCATCTTTTAAGATATAGGCGTTTGTCTCACACATTCTGTCCCTCCTTTTTTACAAATAGTCATTAGTCATTGGTTAAGTTGGAAGGATGGATCACTTTTACCAGTGACGAGTGACGCTTTTGAACTTGTGCGTTATCTGTTTACCAACTTAAATACCAGCGGTACATCCAGAGAAAGCTTGTTCATGGCCAGTTCCTTTGGGATGGACGGAAATCTGCTGATGCGCCTTACCGTCCGTTCTGCTGCCTTATCCAGGATACTGAACCCGGAAGACTTGACGACTCTCAAATCCTCTACCTTCCCATCCTGGCATATGACGAAATGCAAATCTACGGTCCCTTCCCGGCTGTTTCTTTGGGCCCACAAAGGATATTCTTTATATTCTTCCAGCAGGGTCCGGATAAGGGCTAAGTATCCTTCAAAGACGTTGTGTTTTTGGGCCGCAGAAGCAGGACCGGGAGAGGAGTTCGCCTCTGAACCGGACGTTCCGGCCAGCATAGCACTCAGAAACGGGCAGGGAGAAGGTTGCCGTGCCACAGCCGGCGTCTCATTTTCCATCTTGCCTTCATTTGCAGGGACGGATGTCTCTTCCGGCGGCAGCTTCTCAGCCTGTACTGTCTCTTTAGGCGTAAGCGGCTGCGCTGCCTTTGTATTTTTTTTAACGGTTCTCTTTCCGGCCTGACTTGTTGCCCTTACCGGTGGAACATGCGCCGGGGCAGTAACCTCAGAAAATACAAAACTGAGGACAGGGGCCGGCAAACGGTGCGGCGGTACCTTGTTTTTGAGATCCATTCCCCACAGGAAGAGGACATGTAAGAGGCAGGAGACCAGAAAGAAATAAGGTATGTTGTCAGCGGCCCTTCTCACCGGTCTTTTTCCTCCGCTGAAAGAAGCAGGCCGCGGGCGCCGGCCAGCCGTATCTCGTCCATTACTGAAACCAGGGTTTGCACCCGGCAATCCCGGTCGGACTTGACCACAACCTCTTTCCTGCCGGTTTCGGCCAGCCGCATCTGTAAGGCCTGACGCAGGTCCCGTAGGCCAACTTCGATCTCGTCCACAAAAACCCGGCCTTGCCGGTCGATCGAGACTGTAAGGGGGATGGGCCGGGAAGCCCCGGCCACCTTTGACCGGGGGAGTTCGAGACTGATCCCGGTTTCCTCTATAAAATGGGCCGACAGCATAAAAAAAATGAGGAGCAGAAAGACCATGTCTATCAGCGGAGCCATGTCCAGCCCTAAGGATTTTTTTTGAGTACGGCGGATGGTTACCAGCATCTGTTTTCCATTTAATCCTGGATTATGAGTTCTTTCTCTCCTACGGCGACGCTACCGACCCCTGACTTTCCTCAACCGTAGCTAACAGTCGGGAGGCGGCCATTTCTACCTCACCTGCCAGGCTGTCCACTTTTCTTTCCAGGACAAAGTGACAAAAGGCGGTAGGAATGGCCACAGAGAGTCCGAAGGCCGTGGTAAGCATGGCCTCCCAGATACCGCCAGCCAAGGCCATGGCGTTTACCTTGCCGCCGATGTGTTCAATTACCTGAAAGGCCTGGATCATCCCGGTAACTGTGCCAAGAAGCCCCAAAAGAGGCGCAAGTTGCACAACCAGGGGAAGAATCTTTATCCGGCCCTCGATATTGTCCACGGCCTGGCTCCCCACGGCTGAAGCAATCTCGATGAGCTCTGCCCGTTTCTTTCCTTCGGAAATATTCAGGATCAGGGCGGTCAAAACTACAGCCACCGGGTTTCTGTTGCCGCTGACGAGTGAAAGAGCGCTATCACCCCCCCCGGCATTAACGGCCCGGACTATCGTGTTCAGGTCCACCCTTGGCGTCCTGGCCAGGCGGTAAAGACAAAAAGAGCGCTCCAGAATAATGGCCAGGGCCAATATGGACAGAAAGAGAATGGGGTACATGACAACCCCACCCTGGAAAAAATAATCTATCAAGGCAAACTCCTTAATTTTAATATCTTCTGAAAATAAACGTTTAACAGCCCCGCCGGGGGCTGTCAAGCATAAGTTCTTTCGGGCCGTATGACCCAATTGAGCAGACACAGAAGCGGCAGAAAGGGCCAAATAGTAGCACGAAAATTAATAAAGTGTTACTTAACAAACTTGTACGCGATTGTCAATAAGTGGGTGTAGAAAACTTGCAAAAAGTTTGTGATGCTATAAAGACGGTGAGTGATGGATGAATTAATAGCTGATTTCTGATTAAACGCTTATCTTTCTGCCTGTAAGTTGTAGCTCTTCTCTATACCTCTAACCAAAAAGGTCAAGACCTCATTTACTGGACATGGAATCCCCAGAGCTTTTGCTTCCTTCACTATAGCCCCGTTTATGGCCTCGATTTCAGTCCGCTTCTTATTCAAGACATCCTGCAACATCGAGGAGCGATTTTCGGCTGTGGCCAGGCAGGCCGCTTTTGCCTCCTCCACGGCCTGGGGATTGACCTGGAGGCCCTTGCCGCGGGCCACGGCAAGGGCCTCGGTAATGGCTATAGCCATGAGATTCTGTATCTCCGGGAATTTTACCAGATCGCCGTTTTTAAGCCTGGTCAGGGCCGAGAGGGCATTAATTCCTACATTGATGAAGAGTTTATTCCAGACGATTTCTTCGATGTTCTCCACTACTTTTGTGACCAATCCAGCAGCAGTTAAGATCTCGGCCAGCTTAACAAGTTGTCCTCGCATCTTCTCATCCGAAAGAAAAGACCCTATGTAGGTTGGTCCCTCCCCTGCATGGCGGATGTGTCCGGTTTCAACCAGGGTTACGCCGTGAAAGGTGACGCCAACAGCGATTTGTCTCTCCAATAAGACCTTTTTAAGGACCTCGACATGGCCCAGACCGTTTTGCAGGGTGAGGACTAAGGTATTTTGATGAATGAGCGAGGGTAACAGAGATGCCGCTGATTCCGTGTCATAGGATTTTACACAGATGATGACCAGATCGCACGGGCCGATGCCGGCCGTATCAATGGTTACCTTAAGGGGAATAGACGTAACCCCGGTGGGTTCCTCCAGCAACAGACCATGCCTTACGAGATAGGCGGCTCGCTCTTCGGACTTGTCCAGAAACCGGACATCCAACCCCAGACGGCTTAAAAGGCCGCCAAAGAAGAGTCCGATGGCGCCCGGGCCGATCACTGCCACCCGCAGTAGTGTACTAATATGAGAATTTGTATCCATTTAGCTGTTTGAAAAAGTATTCTTAAATCCCTCCCGACCTCCCTTTTCTAAAGGGAGGAGAAATACTTCCCCCTTTGGAACAGGGGGATTGAGGGGGATTTTTGCTCTTATGTCGCCTTGCTCGGGCATATTTTTCAAAAACCTAACGTGTTACGAGAATCCTTATTTTGTTCCCATGAGGGAACCAACAGATGCCCTCTCCCTTGAGGGTGAGGGGAAGAGGCTTTTCTCTGCGTTCTTTGCGCCCTCCTGCGGCGGATCTACGATGCTCTGCGGTGAGATCTTTTGGTTGCGGCCATGCCGTGCTGCGCACTCATGCGGAATGTCGGTCAAAACAGAGACTCCTGGTTTGATTCCCTGGGCTTCTGATTGAGGTATTGATAGGCAAGGCGGGTGGCAACCCGGCCGCGGGGTGTACGGCTTATGTACCCGCACTGGATCAGGTAAGGCTCATAGACGTCTTCAATCGTATCTTTTTCTTCACATACTGCCGTGGAGAGTGTATCCAGGCCGATAGGCCCGCCGTCAAATTTCTCGATAATCGTAAGGAGTATCTGGCGGTCCATCCGGTCAAATCCGCGATCGTCCACCTCCAGCATATGCAGGGCGGCGTCCGCTACATTTTTGGTGATTACTCCGTCGGCCTTCACCTGGGCAAAATCACGGACACGACGCAGGAGGCGGTTGGCGATACGGGGGGTGCCCCGCGAACGGCGTGCTATCTCGAAGGCCCCTTCTTTGTCGATAGAGATGCCCAGAATTCTTGCGGAGCGCGTGATAATGATCTCAAGTTCCTCCGGTGTGTAAAAGTCCACACGCAAGACCACGCCAAAGCGGTCTCGCAAGGGGGGGGTCAGAAGCCCGGCCCGGGTGGTGGCCCCTACTAAGGTGAAGCGCGGAAGGTCAAGTTTGATGCTCCGGGCGCTGGGGCCCTGGCCGATAATGATGTCCAGTTGATAGTCTTCCATGGCCGGATAGAGCATTTCTTCTACTACGCGGTTCAACCGGTGGACCTCATCGATAAAAAGGACATCATTATCTTTCAGATTAGTGAGGATGGCGGCTAAGTCGCCTGTTTTTTCAATAACCGGGCCGGAAGTAGCCCTTATATTCACTGAAAGCTCATTAGCTAAGATATACGCCAGGGTAGTCTTGCCCAGTCCCGGGTGACCGTGAAAGAGCACATGATCCAGGGATTCTTTCCGGTTCCGGGCCGCCTCGATAAAGACACGCAGATTAGCTTTCAGGTTTTCCTGGCCGATGTATTCTTCCAGGTTCCGGGGGCGCAGATTGTTCTCATAACGGGCTTCGTCGTCTTCGATGGTCGGCGCTATCGGCGAGGGTCGCTTTTTGTCTTCTTTAGTTGAGGTCATGGCCGTGCTATAACCCTTAGTACCTGTTTTAATATCTCTTCCAGAGAAAGCAGGCCCTTATTCTCCCTTTCAACTCCGGCCATGGCTGCTTCCGCAGCGGCCTTTTTATAACCAAGATTGACCAGGGCAGAGACGGCATCTGCGTAAAGCCTCTTGTTTTCTGCAGTCACCGGGATAACGGCAGGCCAGGATTCAGACGTTTTTTTACCTATCTTGTCCCTTAATTCGATCACCATTCGTTCTGCCGTCTTTTTGCCTACGCCCGGGATACTGATTATCCGGCTTACATCTCCCGATAGTATGGCCTGTTCCAGCTCAGTCACACCGATGCCTGAAAGGATGTTAAGCGCCAGTTTGGGGCCTATACCTGAAATACTTATCAGGGACATAAACATTATCTTCTCGGCCATAGTCTTAAAGCCATAAAGCTGCAACACATCTTCCCGCAGGTGTGTATAGGTGTGCAGGCTGACCGGGCTATCCGCCTCCGGCAACTCATAAAAGGTGGAAAGCGGGATGAACACCTGATAGCCGACTCCATTTACGTTGAGGATGGCATATTCCGGCGATTTATAAAGTACATTTCCTTCCAAGCGGGCGATCATCGGTATTAACCTGATATAGTAGTGTGAATATGGCAGATAGCCACGGCCAGGGCATCGGCGGTATCCGGAGACGGCATTTCCTTCAGACGCACCAGGGCCTGCACCATCTTTTGCACCTGCTGTTTACTGGCCTGCCCATAACCTACGACGGCCAGTTTCACTGCCCGGGGTGAATATTCATAGATTTCCAGACCGGCCTCGGCTGAGGCCAGCATGGTTACACCTCTTACATGGCTTAGCTTTATAGCCGACTGAGGATTTTTGGCCAAAAAGACGCCCTCTATCGCCACATCATCCGGCTCAAAATCATTGATGACGGTCCGCATGGATTGATAAATGTCCTTCAGGCGCACCGCAAAAGATTGCCGGGCCGACGGACGAATCAAACCGCTATGGACATGGATCAGGCCGTTATTTCCCTTCTCCAGTATAGCAAATCCGGTTACTATTGAACCGGGATCAATGCCCAGGACTCTCATCATAATAATTATGTTCTAATCGTTAACCGTTCGGTATCAGTTTAGCTGTTTGAAAAAGTATTCTTAAATCCCTCCCAACCTCCCTTTTTCAAAGGGAGGAGAAACGCTTCCCCCTTTGGAAAAGGGGGATTGAGGGGGATTTTGGACCTTATAGCGCCTTGCCTAGGGCGTATTTTTCAAAAACCCAAAGTGTTACAACGTTCGAACGATCCTGATTCTGACAGGAATCAGCCGATAGCCTCCAGGATAGCGTCAGGTATATCAAAATTGGCATAGGCATGCTGGATATCATCGTAGTCCTCCAAGGCCTCCATTAACCGCAATACCTGTTGGGCCTGCTTTTCGTCTTCTATCTGCACCGTGGTCTTGGGAAGCATGGTGATTTCAGCTGCCAGATAAGGGACATTTTGTTCATCCAGGGCCTTTTTTACGGCCTCGAAATCAGACGCCGGGGTTACTACCTCATATTCTTCCTCTTGCTCGCGCACATCCTCGGCGCCGGCCTCTAAGGCGATGTCCATCAGCTTTTCCTCGTTTACGGCCTTCTTATCTACGGTGATGAGACCTTTCTTATCAAACAGCCAGGCCACGCAGCCGTTTTCTCCCATGTTGCCGCCGTTTTTGCTGAATATGTGCCTTATATCCGAAACCGTCCGGTTTTTATTATCCGTCACGCTTTCCACCAGGACAGCCACACCGCCCGTCCCGTAACCCTCGTAGATCACCTCTTCGTAGGATTGCCCTTCCAGTTCGCCGGTTCCTTTTTTAATCGCCCTTTCGATATTATCCTTAGGCATATTTTCGGTCCTGGCGTCGGCTACAGCCGCCCTCAATCTTGGGTTCATGTTGATATCTCCGCCGCCCAGGCGGGCTGCCACAATGATTTCCTTGGCCAGCTTTGTAAATATCTTGCCACGTTTGGCGTCGGTAGCGCCTTTCTTACGTTTGATAGTACTCCACTTGGAATGGCCGGACATAACTGCTTGATTCCTCCTGCTATATTACTTTATCTGTTGTTTGTTGCCCTTTGCTGCTGATCTGCCAGAGGCGGAACAACGAACCACTGACGGGTATGGGCGGCATCCGTCCTCTACGGCCTTTTGTTCAAGGCCAGTATAAAGACCTCTTTGCTTTCCGGTCGCGAGCCCTTAGGTTTGAAAAACCTTACCTGGGCGAAGGCCTGCTCGATTTCTTTTTTGAACGCCGGCAAGTCTTCGCCCTGAAAGACCTTGACGAATAATGTCCCCCCGGTCCTGAGTAATGCTCCGGCTATTAAAAATGCCGCACGGGCCAACTCAATAGACTTTGTGTGATCCACGATCTTTACGCCCGAGGTCTGCGGGGCCATATCACTCAAGACTACATCAAAGGCGTCCCGGGTTTTTTTTATTTCTTCCGGGTCCAGGGCCAGGACATCCGCCTGCAAAGATCGCGTGTTAGGGCCGGGCAGTGATTTTAATTCCTGTTGGTCGATACCCAGGACGAAGCCCTGCGGCCCTACCGCCTCGGCGCAATACTGTAACCAGGATCCCGGGAAACAGCCGAGATCCAAGATTACACCGCGCCTGTGCAGGAATTTATATTTTTCATCTGCCTCTTTTAATTTATAGACGGAACGCGCGGCGTAATGCTCTCTTTTTGCCTTGTAAAAATAATAATCCTTGACTTTGCGCCGCAACATATCTTGAAATTATATTATTTACTGCTGTTTGACAAGGGATTTTGTGCGTTGATTTATCGGGCCGTCTGTAGTATAGATTTGAAATAACTGAAAAATATTATGAGGAGGGAGCCATGTCTATAAAAGCGTATGTACTTATCAACACGGCCATAGGCAAGACCGCTGAGGTGGCGAAGACCGTTTCCAGGATAAAAGGCGTTAAAAAGCTGGATGTCATAATGGGGCCGTATGATATTATTATTGAGGTCGAGGCCAAGGATCACGATGAACTCTCGGACGTGGTTCTTACCAAGATACAAACCATAAAGGCCATACGGCACACCATGACCTGCCCGGTGGTAAAGATGCAGGAAGAGAAAAAGGCCGGGAAGGGAAAGTCTGTCAAGGCATAGTTTTTAGATACGCCAAAACCAAATGGCTAACCGTTACATATCCAGGACAGCCGGAACGGCTGTCTTACCCCATAATTGCTCGTTTGTCACTGGTAGTCTGCCAAAGACGGATCGCCCCGGCGCGTTATTCAGGGGACGAACTGCCGGATATTTCTGCTCCATCATGGTTTGTCTCATCTTGATTTTTGGGGTTACCGCCGGAGCCTTTGCCCTTACGACAGAGGAAATCATAAAACTAAAAAAGGCCGGGGTAAGTGACGAGACCATCCAGCTTCTCATTAAGACCGAGCACGAGGAGCGGGAAAGGCATAGGAGATATGACCCGGGGCGTATGGTAGGCTCTAAGGAGATTACCTTATCCGATGGGCGAAAACAGATCATCTATTACAGTATTACAGATCCTGTCGAGGCGGAAAGACAACGTAAAGAAGAAGAGGAAAAATTAGAGAAGTCCTGGGATGTCCTGAAACATTTGATTATTGACCAGAGAACGAATAACTAAATACAACACCGCCGTCTGGCCTCGGCATTGTCCAGCCGCAGCCAGTGCCCCCTTGACTTATACCACCAGGTCTGTCCATCAAACTTGGCAGCCAATGTGCCGTGGAACCGCATCATTTTTTTGACCTGTTCTGCGGAATAAGGATTACAGTAAGTTCCGCTGGTCTCCCCGTCGGGACGGGCAGCCGCAAAAATCAGCCACGCGGTCAGGCCTATTATCAGCAGAAGAATCCACTTTTGTATAGATGACTTCCGTTCCATAAGGCGGCTTTCTACCCGGATAAGGACGTGCGTGTCAAGGTTTTTTTGCATATCTTATTGATAACAAAAGGGAAAAACAGCTATTTCTTTTCTCTGCTTCTTCTG
It encodes the following:
- a CDS encoding ABC transporter substrate-binding protein: MIGVRSQNTAVRSQKGKKPSAFSLKRRLWRILIPCLIVLFLASASWAAVITYKDKIGRTVKIPVPVKRAVFFQTYELIPALGIWDRVVGIARWAYDNDLMKAAKPGIEKSVPSAGSGMDVNIEALLKLNPDVVITWTSKPETVRFMEETGLKVIAVYPEDLEELYGVMRLHGRLFGKEKQAEHCIARMESIFKLIKERVTRIPEDKRKRVLWLGGKPTSVACGIGVTDDVFKLIGGVNPAAQIPRRNADVPIERIIAWNPDVIFIWGNAGYKAQDILDNPQWKFISAVREGRVYKAPEWSTWSPRLAPVALWMAMKTYPEYFRDINLDRVTDEFYRKVFGIAYNQVKKIE
- a CDS encoding TonB-dependent receptor, whose product is MSNSVKKGDLKMCCLWLLVILFTVFLPPASGIAEETKDTAVIKEIIVTATKTPQEIENVPASASVVTREDISKRNIQALDQALRELPGVFERRGKGLMDTLAHISLRGLPGKERTAILLDGLPLNDSYTNSVEWAGLPVESVEQIEVVRGPVSALYGGNAMGGVVNIITRMPEKQEILFKAGYGTDQTWSTRLGYGNKVLDNISFRLGAEYLDTDGYPTELVTKTTSVGAGTAVTGWTRTNTSTGGTAYIVGDKGNNTWSQGNFDAKVALDLPKASKLTLGYVRQQRAYDYDRYESYLRDASGDPVISGSVTFDNPAQKASLSESNSLNGEGKTAADIYTLRIETQPADRCSLKLNAGFIDRSKNWYTTPNSSATWDSGTGKVSESPSKTCQAEIQSDLMVAPENILTVGLSYRQGEATSEEYNLSFWKDENSKTSLAYCSGGKDRTYALFAQDEWHLPKNLTLFLGLRYDYWKTYDGSYDTDGSGATAAVNYPDRTDESFSPNISLLYKPREMTTLRLSGGTAFRSPNVYNLYRTWVSSTGWTYRGNPNLEPETTASWELGWEQKTSFGTRFKATYFENYVRDLIYLVTDTSLSKTKTYQNAAKAEVKGVELELRQKINPFLEAFATLTYDDAVITEYPSNPTIEGKQLTYVPKNMYSIGLDFAHRRFKGSIVGRYVGKIYSNDDNTDSFRYVYGSYDPYFVVDAKVSADVSKNIELSLSVDNLFDQDYYYYYESPGTAWFAEMAVRF
- a CDS encoding CooT family nickel-binding protein: MCETNAYILKDDKEELLMDSVIILRPEDGKIYLRGLLGKEMYVEADIQEINFLDHRMVLKEK
- a CDS encoding energy transducer TonB; amino-acid sequence: MRRAADNIPYFFLVSCLLHVLFLWGMDLKNKVPPHRLPAPVLSFVFSEVTAPAHVPPVRATSQAGKRTVKKNTKAAQPLTPKETVQAEKLPPEETSVPANEGKMENETPAVARQPSPCPFLSAMLAGTSGSEANSSPGPASAAQKHNVFEGYLALIRTLLEEYKEYPLWAQRNSREGTVDLHFVICQDGKVEDLRVVKSSGFSILDKAAERTVRRISRFPSIPKELAMNKLSLDVPLVFKLVNR
- a CDS encoding biopolymer transporter ExbD, encoding MLVTIRRTQKKSLGLDMAPLIDMVFLLLIFFMLSAHFIEETGISLELPRSKVAGASRPIPLTVSIDRQGRVFVDEIEVGLRDLRQALQMRLAETGRKEVVVKSDRDCRVQTLVSVMDEIRLAGARGLLLSAEEKDR
- a CDS encoding MotA/TolQ/ExbB proton channel family protein is translated as MIDYFFQGGVVMYPILFLSILALAIILERSFCLYRLARTPRVDLNTIVRAVNAGGGDSALSLVSGNRNPVAVVLTALILNISEGKKRAELIEIASAVGSQAVDNIEGRIKILPLVVQLAPLLGLLGTVTGMIQAFQVIEHIGGKVNAMALAGGIWEAMLTTAFGLSVAIPTAFCHFVLERKVDSLAGEVEMAASRLLATVEESQGSVASP
- a CDS encoding 2-dehydropantoate 2-reductase: MDTNSHISTLLRVAVIGPGAIGLFFGGLLSRLGLDVRFLDKSEERAAYLVRHGLLLEEPTGVTSIPLKVTIDTAGIGPCDLVIICVKSYDTESAASLLPSLIHQNTLVLTLQNGLGHVEVLKKVLLERQIAVGVTFHGVTLVETGHIRHAGEGPTYIGSFLSDEKMRGQLVKLAEILTAAGLVTKVVENIEEIVWNKLFINVGINALSALTRLKNGDLVKFPEIQNLMAIAITEALAVARGKGLQVNPQAVEEAKAACLATAENRSSMLQDVLNKKRTEIEAINGAIVKEAKALGIPCPVNEVLTFLVRGIEKSYNLQAER
- the ruvB gene encoding Holliday junction branch migration DNA helicase RuvB; this translates as MTSTKEDKKRPSPIAPTIEDDEARYENNLRPRNLEEYIGQENLKANLRVFIEAARNRKESLDHVLFHGHPGLGKTTLAYILANELSVNIRATSGPVIEKTGDLAAILTNLKDNDVLFIDEVHRLNRVVEEMLYPAMEDYQLDIIIGQGPSARSIKLDLPRFTLVGATTRAGLLTPPLRDRFGVVLRVDFYTPEELEIIITRSARILGISIDKEGAFEIARRSRGTPRIANRLLRRVRDFAQVKADGVITKNVADAALHMLEVDDRGFDRMDRQILLTIIEKFDGGPIGLDTLSTAVCEEKDTIEDVYEPYLIQCGYISRTPRGRVATRLAYQYLNQKPRESNQESLF
- the ruvA gene encoding Holliday junction branch migration protein RuvA → MIARLEGNVLYKSPEYAILNVNGVGYQVFIPLSTFYELPEADSPVSLHTYTHLREDVLQLYGFKTMAEKIMFMSLISISGIGPKLALNILSGIGVTELEQAILSGDVSRIISIPGVGKKTAERMVIELRDKIGKKTSESWPAVIPVTAENKRLYADAVSALVNLGYKKAAAEAAMAGVERENKGLLSLEEILKQVLRVIARP
- the ruvC gene encoding crossover junction endodeoxyribonuclease RuvC, giving the protein MMRVLGIDPGSIVTGFAILEKGNNGLIHVHSGLIRPSARQSFAVRLKDIYQSMRTVINDFEPDDVAIEGVFLAKNPQSAIKLSHVRGVTMLASAEAGLEIYEYSPRAVKLAVVGYGQASKQQVQKMVQALVRLKEMPSPDTADALAVAICHIHTTISG
- a CDS encoding YebC/PmpR family DNA-binding transcriptional regulator, with translation MSGHSKWSTIKRKKGATDAKRGKIFTKLAKEIIVAARLGGGDINMNPRLRAAVADARTENMPKDNIERAIKKGTGELEGQSYEEVIYEGYGTGGVAVLVESVTDNKNRTVSDIRHIFSKNGGNMGENGCVAWLFDKKGLITVDKKAVNEEKLMDIALEAGAEDVREQEEEYEVVTPASDFEAVKKALDEQNVPYLAAEITMLPKTTVQIEDEKQAQQVLRLMEALEDYDDIQHAYANFDIPDAILEAIG
- a CDS encoding RlmE family RNA methyltransferase, producing the protein MLRRKVKDYYFYKAKREHYAARSVYKLKEADEKYKFLHRRGVILDLGCFPGSWLQYCAEAVGPQGFVLGIDQQELKSLPGPNTRSLQADVLALDPEEIKKTRDAFDVVLSDMAPQTSGVKIVDHTKSIELARAAFLIAGALLRTGGTLFVKVFQGEDLPAFKKEIEQAFAQVRFFKPKGSRPESKEVFILALNKRP